The sequence ggtattaattttaaattttttccaaatataaaattaatgattGGTTTTAAAGAAGGTTACCAAAAAACTCAAGTTGTCATTTTTAGCTCATTGAGGCCCTGCTCTTTGAATCCGTTCCCAAGAAGGCTACTTCCAgtctcttttcttcagtgtcaACCTTTCCAGCATTCACCTTCAGAAGCGGGGATATAGAGTTTGTGACCATCAGCATTGGTTCCCTCAAAGATGTATCCCGGTGGGTCTTTGTAAGAAGCCAAGCATTTAACAATGCCCTTCGGTGTGTAGCTGGTAGCGTAGATGGTTTTAGCATCTAGCAGAGTGTGATGCCTAGGGCCTGACCAGGCAGGTTTGTAGCTCTTCGTAATTGTGAGAGGATGAGGCAGATAATGGGTCCGAAAGGTGCTCAAGCAATCCATTGGTTCATCTGGAAAAGTCAGCTCTGGGGCATGAGTGATAGGCTTTACTCTCTTGCATGCCCAGGGCTTATAGTCTTCCTTCATTGTAGAAGAGCTATCAAATGGCCCAGTGTTTTTCTTAAGCTGGGCCAGAGATCGGCACATCTTGGCTGGCTTGCCATTTAGCTGCTTGTAGTGTAACTGAGTAGTGGTTTGAAGGTCCATTTTCTCTACCGGAGGTATATATTCAACGGGTTTTTTGGTGAATATAGGATGAAGTGGCCAAGCTTGGTATTTTTGCTGAAACTCAGTTGTAGAGGAAAATGGACAATCATGGAGAGGCTTTGGCTGGTATGGCTTTGCCAGCTTGGCTGGCTTAGCAGGCACCCCCATGTAAGAAACTTTGTGAGTAGTGAGACCATCAAATGGGACCTCACTGGGCTTGTATTTCTCATACTGATGGATGTAACGTTTCTCCAGAGGGTGTGGCACGTAATTCACTCTGTAATTTGTCATATGCTCAAAGGGATCCTTGCTTTTCTGATTCAGATTCAGAGGTTTGCAGCTTTGAGTGGCAACCGGTCCCCTGTAGAGATAGTCATCTTGGACAACAGTTCTGTGGTCAAATTTTGCTTCTGATGGATGATACCCATCATCTGGTCTGATCATCTCTGTCTTTGGTTCATTCCACAGCACATAGTCATCTGAAATGTAAGAGGAATCCTATCTAAGTGTTCAGCTATAACAAGTATTTGCTTTGTAACGTTGTAATCCTGTTGACAAATCCTGTTGGAAACCTATTGAAAGAGTCACAGTAGAAAACACTGTACAACAGTGTGCTAACCCCTGGAAATATATAGCATCTACACAGAGGAGACAGcaagtttcatgaaaataatgctgtgcCCACCCCCTGCCTACAGAGATGTGAAATGCAATCTCAGAAAATCAGATA comes from Cygnus atratus isolate AKBS03 ecotype Queensland, Australia chromosome Z, CAtr_DNAZoo_HiC_assembly, whole genome shotgun sequence and encodes:
- the SAXO1 gene encoding stabilizer of axonemal microtubules 1 translates to MAQIPMEGISTAKRDYIAHEVLPLKLKEPEKHVKSDESMDLTSIYRQDYNPHPICQVLPCLPRETRDISGAKMDTKSTYEDDYVLWNEPKTEMIRPDDGYHPSEAKFDHRTVVQDDYLYRGPVATQSCKPLNLNQKSKDPFEHMTNYRVNYVPHPLEKRYIHQYEKYKPSEVPFDGLTTHKVSYMGVPAKPAKLAKPYQPKPLHDCPFSSTTEFQQKYQAWPLHPIFTKKPVEYIPPVEKMDLQTTTQLHYKQLNGKPAKMCRSLAQLKKNTGPFDSSSTMKEDYKPWACKRVKPITHAPELTFPDEPMDCLSTFRTHYLPHPLTITKSYKPAWSGPRHHTLLDAKTIYATSYTPKGIVKCLASYKDPPGYIFEGTNADGHKLYIPASEGECWKG